The following are encoded together in the Malaya genurostris strain Urasoe2022 chromosome 3, Malgen_1.1, whole genome shotgun sequence genome:
- the LOC131436103 gene encoding uncharacterized protein LOC131436103 gives MCRNYENTSIMAHGLHSMIKSEIGCNSSKPRMEQQQRPGGVVGNSSGTAGKMGSRRIFPPQFKLQVLDSYRNDSDCKGNQRATARKYGIHRRQIQKWLQVENNLRSAAATSASNGATNAMKINLMSNSGNHHSPQQPQFQLHQPHHHIHHQNMNLNSIELKAPLDSTRHRVAQNATSNNNIINGNSKESSVSACIISPVPTHTMSSPFSHPHEASSSSSSASLSVLKHHSRESSTVTATALVNQVLRPNFSPVSGDFPAVTTPTHHHSGYDQQLNLLDTYYHYHYGKYAIDCPIDLSLPQQFRSKIEQALSPCSTISSVYSSRLRSPTPAPTQIKCEVRDPTEDCKAVDLSCRKRKSSSACDDFADGASPPKSFKLFKPYLLDEKDDEKDSSIESPLGESLKDGVGSSGRLDYPIIWNFHAQQRYYENIYECGTGQYVYSSSPPYVKQPHTPIPRTPYSTLSPSPSNSGIWAAPQASPVSGYDSSTSISSVYSTDGNDDGYSYSLELKQQAIDSYYHDVSCRGDFRAVASKYNINRKYIEMWLAQGEHLTTVSNNHPPPMPPQVMVG, from the coding sequence ATGTGTAGAAATTACGAAAATACTTCAATAATGGCGCACGGACTACATTCGATGATAAAAAGTGAAATTGGATGCAACAGTAGCAAACCGAGAATGGAGCAACAGCAACGACCTGGCGGAGTAGTTGGAAATAGTTCGGGAACAGCCGGGAAAATGGGTTCTCGGAGAATCTTTCCACCACAGTTTAAACTACAGGTGCTGGACTCCTACAGAAATGACAGTGATTGCAAGGGTAACCAGAGAGCGACGGCACGCAAGTATGGCATCCACCGGAGACAAATACAGAAATGGTTGCAGGTGGAGAATAATCTCCGCTCGGCAGCTGCAACTAGTGCTTCTAATGGGGCAACCAATGCGATGAAAATCAATCTAATGAGCAATAGTGGTAATCATCATTCGCCACAACAACCTCAGTTCCAGCTTCATCAACCACACCATCACATTCACCATCAGaatatgaatctgaattccaTTGAACTAAAAGCGCCTCTGGATTCAACCAGACACCGCGTCGCTCAAAACGCCACCTCCAACAATAATATCATCAACGGCAACAGCAAAGAGAGCAGCGTCAGCGCTTGTATAATATCGCCCGTTCCCACTCACACAATGTCGTCGCCGTTCTCACATCCACACGaagcatcgtcgtcgtcgtcgtcagcaAGTCTATCGGTACTTAAACATCACAGTCGAGAATCCTCAACTGTGACAGCGACGGCACTGGTAAACCAAGTGTTGCGGCCAAATTTTTCACCTGTCTCTGGGGATTTTCCAGCCGTCACAACGCCAACCCACCATCATTCAGGTTACGATCAACAGCTCAACTTACTCGATACATACTATCACTATCACTACGGTAAATATGCGATCGACTGTCCGATTGATCTTTCATTGCCGCAGCAATTCCGCAGCAAGATTGAACAAGCTCTTTCACCTTGTTCGACCATATCGTCGGTTTACTCGTCACGACTGCGGTCTCCGACACCAGCCCCAACTCAGATCAAATGTGAAGTGCGTGATCCCACTGAAGACTGCAAAGCGGTCGATCTCTCCTGTCGTAAACGCAAATCCAGCTCGGCATGTGACGATTTTGCCGACGGTGCCAGTCCGCCAAAATCATTTAAGTTGTTCAAGCCTTATCTTCTGGACGAAAAAGACGACGAAAAAGATTCTTCCATTGAATCACCTCTAGGCGAATCACTGAAAGATGGTGTCGGTTCTTCGGGGAGGCTAGATTACCCGATCATTTGGAACTTTCATGCCCAGCAGCGCTACTACGAGAATATCTATGAATGCGGAACTGGTCAGTACGTTTACTCGTCCAGCCCTCCGTACGTTAAGCAACCACATACACCAATCCCCCGAACACCCTACAGTACCCTATCTCCATCCCCTTCAAACAGTGGCATCTGGGCAGCACCTCAGGCTTCACCAGTTTCCGGTTATGACAGTTCTACCTCGATCTCATCCGTCTACAGCACCGACGGCAACGACGACGGATACAGCTACAGCCTAGAACTGAAACAGCAGGCTATCGATAGCTACTATCACGATGTGAGCTGCCGCGGTGACTTCCGCGCCGTGGCATCCAAATACAACATCAACCGGAAGTACATTGAGATGTGGCTGGCGCAAGGAGAACATCTCACCACCGTCAGCAATAATCATCCTCCACCTATGCCCCCACAGGTAATGGTTGGGTAA